The window CCAGATCCTGATCCCAGTTAGAATGGTGCAAATCTGGAGGAGTCGCAGCGCACAGTGCCGTAATATAGTCAACAGCCACTTCCCTACTTGCAGAGTCCAGGCCAGAATTTAGGGAGACCCCATGGGATCAGGCAGCACAGGCTACGTTTAGTTTCTGGAGTTGGGAGCCAGAGAAAACCACTGGGTTTTGTCTATGTTCAATGGCCTAAATAAAGAGCCCCCGGCACGTTCACCACAACCGAGCCCAGCCTCTTGTCAAGCACACGGGCCAGGACAGTGGGCATTTGGGGGATTTAACCTCTCAACAAAATGCTTGAttcccacagcctccccccaTCAGCTGGCACTTGGAGGCTGCTTTCCAGCAGGATTACGACAGTGCTAAGGTAAGTCCCTGCCTGGCCTTAAACTACCTGATCATGTTGCTTTAACACTCCCACGAGAGACGTTCTAATTTCAGATCTACACAGGGAGCTCCACCCTAGCAAACCAACGCGCTGCTGGAGGGCAGATGTGGTTTCAGTTGGCCaaagaaggggggagggggtgtcactAGACTGTGATAAGTGCACTCGTCTTTTCTGCCGCAACACTCCTAACCCACCTGGCTCAGCAACCCAAATCAAGATCCCATGAGTGGCAACACAGGGGGCAGTCCCTGGACCATCATGCTGGCCCAGACATTTCTCCTTCCCTAGGACATACATCTAACTCCATACAAACAGCATGTCTGAAGCTGGGACAGTAAATACACTGCCGTGAAGGCCTTCCACACACATCACAATTACAGGCCTTTTCACAAGGCCACAGGGCTTCAGCGCGCATAGCTTTGCTAGGTGTCTCCATCTCTCTCCAAAGAAACGTGGAGGGACCTCTCCGACCAAGGGAGGCATGCGTACCTGCTCCGAGCCTGGAGGAAAGGTCGTGTCCTGGCTCCTTGTGATCATCCTGCGGGGAGACGTGGGCACCAGTGGGGTTCGGTCCGAGCGTGCCTCTGTGGGCGTGGTGGGAGTGCTGCCCAGTCCAAAGGAAGAGTCCAACTCGAGCATGGAAGACTCAATCTGATGgaaaccccacagccccaccttCCTCATGCAGCGGGAACACGTGATCACCGGGAGGTGCATGGACACCGATGTAGGGCTGTGTGTTGGAGGCACGGTAGAgtggagtgaggagagaaagtCAGGAACATATCTAGCACTTCCTCAAAACTGATCCCGACTTTTAGAACAAACAGATGTATTTGACAGACTAAACATTTAGTTCAGCATTCCCCAAACTTCTGAAAGCTGAGCTCCTACTTCTGGGAAATAAATCACACACCCCTCGCCATTTGCTGTTAAAAGTTTACACATTAAAAGTCTATACACTATCCTGCACACACACCTTAGTTAGCTCTTTGCATGGTCCTTCCTTTCATGCTTTGATGAGCAGCGAAATAATCAACAGTGTTGACGTTTATTTGAAATAGCATCACTGGCATTTAAGTCAGCATCATTGGCATCTAAGTTAATGGGGCAGTTGACagctcagagctattgtttcaggctctctgcaaactcaggcagctGTCTATCTCTGCATCAGTTACTTCACTTCATGGTTTTggaggttttctttgcaaccatagcagctagagcaggggtgggcaaactttttggcccgagggccacactggggttgcaaaactgtatggaggactgggtaaggaaggctgtgcctccccaaacagcctggcccctgcctcctatctgccccctcccacttcccatcccGACTGCTCCCCTCAGATCCCCGACATATCCAAACCCCCACTatttgtcccctgacagccccctcctGGAACCCCCTACCCTTAACCACCCTCCCCGGGactccacccccatccaacccctgctctcaGTCCCCTGACTACCcggacccctatccacacccacacctgctgacagcccccccccgagaccgcacacctatccaaccccctctgttACCCgtcccctgacccttatccaaaCCCTCGCCCTCTGGGACTCCCacgcttatccaaccccccatctgttccctgaccgccccccagaacctccgccccatccaaccaccccctgctccctgtcccctgaccacccctggggaccctccaccccttatccaaccccttggccccagccctcttaCTATGCTGTTCAGAGAAACATGTCTGGCAGCcccgccgcccggctggagcccagagcactgcccacaCGGCGCTGTGGCTCTGCGGCTCTGCGGGAGAGGAGGAACagtaggggaggggccagggataagcctccctggcagggagctcaggggccgggcaggacgtgGCCCGTTGGCTGGATGTCGCCCACCTCTGAGCTACAGGTTGACGCTTTTTAAACAATGGAACCTCGGGCCCTGGAGAGGACAGTCCTTTTTGCTCCAGCCTCCTCGGCTTCTGAAGAGTTTCATAGCAAATTACAGCAAAGTGCTACCTACATTTTGAAGCGTGTGTAGGATATTTACAAACAGCATTTTAGCTTTCACCATCAGAGATTAGTCACCTACTGACCTGTAAGCCCAGCCACAGAGGGCCAGGATGCAGGCGGGGACATGTACTTGAAAGAGGTCAGAGCCCAATTTCACTGGTGTTTTCTCCTCTTCGGTTTTGCATTCGAGTTCCTCCTCGATCAGATACAGTAGAAGGCTGATTTTATCTTCCGTCAAGGACTGCAGAGGACACATGACTCAGTCATGGTCTGGGAGGGTCAGGAGCCATGCTTGTGCTCCCTCAAACGGAGTTCCAATACACGGGGCACACTTGGAGCAAAGACTGTCTCTAtttggggctctgatctcagtacTACAAATACATGATTACACTGTTGCAATCAGGAAAGTGGCTGTGGAAAAAGTGTCACCTCCTTACTCCTCAGATGGGTTCCCTGGGTGTTTTCAGAATCAGGGCTGCTGATGTTAGCGACCGTTGTAGGGGTCTACTCCTGTTAGTTCTTCAGAACCAACACAGAGAGGGGGATGGATTCTATCCTGCCTCATGCACGAGCAACAGAATCATCAACTAAGTTCTCATTGCCGGACTAACCTCCACCCCCCAGAAGGCCGCCCAGGTGAAATGGAAAGTGGAATGTGGCCCGCAGAATCTTCATTACTGGTGATGGTGCAGGAGCCAGAatgaacccagcttgactctcagatctcaaagggtgggggcagtgtgtgtgtgtgtgtaaactgagTATATTGATGGGGAAATCGCTGAGACACAATTAGGAAGGAGCCCCAGGGTCCCATTGTCGGGGAGGCCCTTTTCAGAACGGAACATTAGGAAGGACACAGATGGGATACAGAAATGTGTTCAGGGCCCATTGCCTTGGCAACACCTATTGCCAATGCCCCTTATGGCTTTTAAAACTATGACAATATAAATGCTATCCATGGAGGTAGCTAAGCCAACCATCTCCACTGTTATTCCTTTCCAACCAACTGATGAACCCTTGGTTCCAGCAAATAAGTTCCACTCTGGTGTCATACTGAGAGACAACCAAACACCTAATTATAGCAACAGGCCTTCGTACATGACTGATGGGCACTAGACCCAATGCTCTGGGCAACCATTAGAAGATGAGAGTTTACAGGCTGCTACTTTCTGGTTGCTCTATCTTACAATCACCGTGCAGCTAATGAGACAAGGCTGGTGGCTACTTCCTGCTCAGGACCCCTCACTGATTAATGTGAGTAACTGTTACTGAGGTGAGGGTCTGCTGGTAGGCCTGGcctccttccctctgcagctaAAAAAAGGAGTCCACTGTCTCCTTCCCATGAAGCGTTTCCACGTGAAGCAGTGGGAACCTGAGGCTGCTGACATCTTTATGCACATATGCAACATTAGGACACATAAACccactttcaggagctgcctcCCCAAACTGTGCAATTACTGGACACAATTTTGAAaaccacctttaaaaaaaaaccttaggAAATTCCACACCAAAACCTCTGTTAGGAGAATGTTGCGGTTGTAAAATTAAGTGCTCAAACATCAGTGAGCACCTCAGATTACCCATGCAGACTATTAAACCTGTATGCTGATGCATGTGCGAGGGGCAAACCTAAGGTTACCCAGGCAACTCTCACTTCAGCCTTTCTTGGCTTCTGACATCTCAAACTTACTGTCATTTTTATATGGGTTTAGACAGTGCCAGCATGCCAGGCACCTTCATCTGACCCTCCCAACTCCTCCCAATGGTGAGCACAAACTCACCATATTTTTCAGATCCTCTGGTTTCAGAGAGGGCAGCTGAAGTTCTAGTTGACATAGGCTTTGAAAGCGATCCAGGAAGTCACTGACAAGGGCTATTGGCTCGCCAACCAGTAAAACGGCAAAGCGATCTATTAGGAAGAAAAAGCAGGAGGCTTCAGTTTCAGTGCAGATCCCTGCCCTTCTGTTatttcacagagagagagagaacaggaatCAGTGATGCCAAATTAAAAACAAGGGTCTTCCTGCCATTGAAAGGCCAAGCACAAAAAGGAGCCTGGACCtactgttttgttctttttcaggTCACCTTTAAGCCTGATCCATTGGTGAAATGTGACAACTTCCTAGCGatgtgagggctggagaaaagatAAATTCTCTAGCCCTTTACAAATGCCCTGAGTCATGCAATCCCCTCCGCAGCCCAAGCATAGGTTTTAACAGTCATCTCTCTCTGCCAAAAGGAACTGTAACAACCTTGTAGGAAGGCGCTATTGAAGGCAATGCTATGAGAAGGCCAATAcaaaaggagagaggggagtaAACTAGAAAGGGAGCATGTTCTTGGACTGTTGCCCAGGTTGGACTTAGTGACACCTACCTGGACAGGGGCTGTCAGGCCAGAAACAGAACTTCTCATGGGCAGTACACAAAGCTTTCTTCAGCTCCGCACACCTCTCCTTGTCTGAAAGGCAAACAGCACTGAAATCGAGATCGTTGCGGAATTATCTTCCACGGGAAGTGTGTGGGACATTTCAATCTAGTCGGACAAAGCTCAGGAGAAGACACCGCACTAGCAGAGGGATGACTGGAGGAGAGCTAACAGGGTGTTTAACAGctctaatgcaggggtcggcaacctttcagaagtgctgtgctgagtcttcatttattcactctgatttaagttttcgcatgccggtaatacattttaatgttttttagaaggtctctatcagcctataatatataactaaactatcgttgtatgtaaagtaaataaagttttcaaaatgtttaagaagcttcatttaaaattaaattaaaatacagagccccccggactggtggccaggacctgagcagtgtgagtaccactgaaaatcagcttgtgtgcctccttcggcatgtgtgccataggttgcctacccctgctctaacgcTTAAGGTGGTGTCATTTTGTCTGATATTTGCATGGATGGATGCATACAAATCTGCCCTGCAGGAACCCTGAAATGTTACTGACTGCAGATTTAACGTCTCATCTTAAACCACCTTCCTTTCCCCTTGTCCTATAGCAGAACCCCATCCCGTTGGGGGCAGACTGCCTCATACTCTCTGCCCCACCAGCTCGTCTTCCCTGCAGATAACTCTGTTAGGCCCCATACTCATTTCTCCCTGCCTTGTCTTACCTTCATCCTTGCTCTCTCTTCCCACACTGGTTCATGCTCTGAAGGAGCAGTCAGGAACCAGCagcagtggggagcagggcaggttaCGAGGGAAAGAAGGGGACATTCTCAGCCAGGCAAAATCTATTCTACCCCCTGCAGCCACAAACCCTCCCTCTCCCGTGGCACATTGTCCCCACGCGGTCATCATGAAACCGTAGGAGTTTGCCAAAGTCCACGTGTTGGGGGGTTGGAAATTAAGAACTTGGCTAAGGATAAATTTAATTCTGCTTTTAAAGTTGATCAACACCACCTCCCCCTCCGCCCCAAATCATTTactaataaaatgaaaaaattctACCCTGTGCTTTGATCATCTTAagttacttagattgtaaactctgtggggcagggaccatctgtttATTCTGTATTTGTACCGCACCCAGCACTGTTAGAGACACTATAGTAATACAAAGAATACTTAATTCTAAGTAGGTACTATTATCAATACACTAATTTGACCAGTAGCTACTTAAACTGACTATTTAATTAACAAAGGGTCAACAGTCtgaatgaaactgaaaaaaaaaaagggccgaAAAGAGACGCATGATAAAACCCAACCACAAGTTGCCTCAGTCAGAGATTGTTATTAATCTAAGTGTTGTTATGTGTTATGCAAACAATTATATGCCCCCACTGGACATGCAAATAACAAGATCAGTTACTTATTTAAAGCAAAGTGATACGAATGGACAAGTTATTGTTATTTATCACACGCTGACGTATTCGTCTCCATAGTAGACACAAAGGGAAGAGACACTCACTGGCTGGAAGCGTTTGCTTGACCAAAAGAAGCAGAAAGCACTAGTTTCAATTGTGGGTGTGGGTTAATATGGTCTCCAGGCAAAGGAatgggcagggaaggagaccaagtGAAAGGGTGGTGAAACCATCGTACTCCAAGGCTAAGGGGAAAACTTGAGAATGGTTGCTAGACTAGAAAAAACAACAtaaagtgaacagaacagggagagAGAGCTTAACTGCTAACAATTCCCCATAAATGCTTTATTACAAAGGAAATGCCAGACGCTCAGAGCAGTGGCCTCTTATTATCTGTATTGCCACGGCATGTAGGAGCCTGACACAAGGACCAGGATACCTTTGTGCTAGGCGCTATCCAAGCACAGAATGAAAAGATAGTCCCTGCAGTGgtcagtaccagctgcttcaggagatggtgcaagaaaccctgcagtggaaaaacctgcccccctctccccccaggaaATCTCTTCCCAGCCCCTGGTAGTAGAGCTCAGTCGATACCCTCAAGCAGGAGGTTTTATGATCTTTAAAACCCAAGGGTTTTTAAACTTGGATGCATGAACTTAAATATGCTAAACAAGCAGCTCCATTTTCAGAGATGCCCCAGCTTCCAGAGAAAATACCAAATATAAATGCCCCAGTATGAATTTAGGTGCTTGCTCTAGGCCCTTTGATGTGAAATCTTTAGTTCTATTTCCAGATTAGGAACTAAACGATCGGCCGTATGGAGAGACTGTTGTACGTACACTTGTTGAAGTCAAATGCCAGCTGCAAACTTGCACAGAGGAAGGCCTGGCAGCTGGAGCACTTCAGCATGTCACTCTCTATATTGGTCCATCCATATTTGGCACATATCAGGGGAGAAAGCTCATGAGGTTTGCCTGCCCACTTCAAAGAGTGCTCATGTTAAGGACAACAATACAGAGACATCACAACTGTATTCAGCTAAATACTTGGGCCAACCAAACAATTCACCTGGGTCTTTATTGAAGGATATCTTTTCCACCTTTCAGGAAACGGAGTGGCTG of the Gopherus flavomarginatus isolate rGopFla2 chromosome 1, rGopFla2.mat.asm, whole genome shotgun sequence genome contains:
- the ZC3HC1 gene encoding zinc finger C3HC-type protein 1, encoding MAAPSAAAPESEEGPGGKAKSPAVTPQKIRELIDEGIAPEEAGLEGKDTSALSESTNGSSQTDAFPFETTSKEAFFSRVETFTSLKWAGKPHELSPLICAKYGWTNIESDMLKCSSCQAFLCASLQLAFDFNKYKERCAELKKALCTAHEKFCFWPDSPCPDRFAVLLVGEPIALVSDFLDRFQSLCQLELQLPSLKPEDLKNMSLTEDKISLLLYLIEEELECKTEEEKTPVKLGSDLFQVHVPACILALCGWAYSPTSVSMHLPVITCSRCMRKVGLWGFHQIESSMLELDSSFGLGSTPTTPTEARSDRTPLVPTSPRRMITRSQDTTFPPGSEQHEKSPSPVTARMRSWDGSSPMDRAEPEASSPLTRSRPVTRSMGQGDSVEVPSSPHRRAKRARLCSSSSSDTSTRSFFDPSSQHRDWCPWVNPVQEKAISEDTGDQSELTSVKAEPGWRVVLNVLLAARKSNRAADAELVSLSVKSCKVFRIFRQWEAMCSS